In Streptomyces sp. P3, one DNA window encodes the following:
- a CDS encoding sialidase family protein, with product MHATPLSRRTVLAGTAAAAALTGLPSVQGRAEAAEGVAAPAYRWRNAVIGGTGFITGVLFHPAVRGLAYARTDMGGAYRWDDRTARWTPLTDHLGWDDWNLLGVEALAVDPAHPNRVYLALGTYAQSWAGNGAILRSEDRGATWTRTDLTVKLGSNEDGRGTGERLLVDPRDSDTLWLGTRHDGLLKSTDRGATWAAAAGFPATPSATGQGVTLLVAAGRALYAGWGDSDGTAPNLYRTTDGSTWQAVPGQPSGASAKLPVRAAYDCHTRELYVTYANAPGPNGQSDGSVHKLATAGGRWTDVTPVAPGGTAGDGSTDTFAYGGVAVDARRPGTLVVSTNDRWAAVDTLYRTTNGGRTWTSLKDSAVLDVSETPFLTFGADAPKFGWWIQAVAVDPHDSKHVVYGTGATLYGTRDLKHWAPQIRGLEQTSVRQLISPPTGTAHLVSGLGDVGVMYHERLTASPSRGTAANPVFGTATGLAQAAARPSYVVRTGFGDHGNGAYSHDGGKTWAPFAAQPAIAKDAPGPIATNSDGSVLLWSFVHWDGTKHPAQRSTDNGATWSEVASFPKGATPLADPADPTRFYAYDTDTGTLFASTDRGLTFTARAGGLPSGDNQFQLAAAPGRSGDLWLSTKWNGLYRSTDGGAVFTKLTSCWASYTLAFGKAAAGAAYPAVYQVGSTETITAVYRSDDGAQTWVRINDDRHQWGWIGATIAADPRLYGRVYIATNGRGIQYGEPV from the coding sequence ATGCACGCCACCCCGCTCAGCCGCCGCACCGTCCTCGCCGGCACCGCTGCCGCCGCCGCGCTCACCGGACTCCCGTCGGTGCAGGGGCGCGCCGAAGCGGCCGAGGGCGTCGCCGCCCCCGCCTACCGCTGGCGCAACGCCGTCATCGGCGGCACCGGATTCATCACCGGCGTCCTCTTCCACCCCGCCGTGCGCGGTCTCGCCTACGCCCGCACGGACATGGGCGGCGCCTACCGCTGGGACGACCGGACCGCCCGCTGGACGCCCCTCACCGACCACCTCGGCTGGGACGACTGGAACCTGCTCGGCGTGGAGGCTCTCGCCGTCGACCCCGCGCATCCGAACCGTGTCTACCTGGCCCTCGGCACCTACGCCCAGTCCTGGGCCGGCAACGGCGCGATCCTGCGCTCCGAGGACCGCGGCGCCACCTGGACCCGCACCGACCTCACCGTGAAGCTCGGCAGCAACGAGGACGGCCGGGGCACGGGAGAGCGGCTGCTGGTCGATCCGCGCGACAGCGACACCCTGTGGCTGGGAACCCGCCACGACGGCCTGCTGAAGTCGACCGACCGGGGGGCGACCTGGGCGGCCGCGGCCGGGTTCCCCGCGACGCCGTCCGCCACCGGGCAGGGCGTCACGCTGCTCGTCGCCGCCGGCCGCGCCCTGTACGCCGGCTGGGGCGACTCCGACGGCACGGCGCCCAACCTGTACCGCACGACCGACGGCAGCACCTGGCAGGCCGTTCCGGGACAGCCCTCCGGCGCCTCCGCCAAGCTCCCGGTCCGGGCCGCGTACGACTGCCACACCCGTGAGCTGTACGTGACGTACGCCAACGCGCCCGGCCCCAACGGACAGTCCGACGGCAGTGTGCACAAGCTGGCGACCGCCGGTGGGAGGTGGACCGACGTGACCCCGGTCGCGCCGGGCGGGACCGCGGGCGACGGCTCCACCGACACCTTCGCCTACGGAGGCGTCGCCGTCGACGCCCGGCGCCCCGGCACCCTCGTCGTCTCCACGAACGACCGCTGGGCCGCCGTCGACACCCTGTACCGGACCACGAACGGCGGCCGCACCTGGACGTCGCTCAAGGACTCCGCGGTCCTCGACGTCTCCGAGACCCCGTTCCTCACCTTCGGCGCCGACGCGCCCAAGTTCGGCTGGTGGATCCAGGCCGTCGCCGTGGACCCCCACGACTCGAAGCACGTCGTGTACGGCACCGGCGCCACCCTCTACGGCACCCGGGACCTGAAGCACTGGGCCCCGCAGATCCGCGGCCTGGAGCAGACCTCGGTACGCCAGTTGATCTCGCCCCCGACCGGGACGGCGCACCTGGTCAGCGGACTCGGGGACGTCGGCGTGATGTACCACGAGCGGCTCACGGCCTCACCGTCCCGCGGTACGGCGGCGAACCCCGTGTTCGGAACGGCGACGGGGCTCGCCCAGGCCGCGGCCAGGCCCTCGTACGTCGTGCGCACCGGCTTCGGCGACCACGGCAACGGCGCGTACTCCCACGACGGCGGGAAGACCTGGGCGCCCTTCGCGGCCCAGCCCGCGATCGCCAAGGACGCCCCCGGGCCGATCGCGACCAACAGCGACGGCAGCGTGCTGCTGTGGTCCTTCGTGCACTGGGACGGCACCAAGCACCCCGCGCAGCGCTCCACCGACAACGGCGCGACCTGGTCCGAGGTCGCCTCCTTCCCCAAGGGCGCCACCCCGCTCGCCGACCCGGCCGACCCGACGCGCTTCTACGCGTACGACACCGACACCGGCACCCTGTTCGCCAGCACGGACCGCGGTCTCACGTTCACCGCGCGCGCGGGCGGACTGCCGTCCGGAGACAACCAGTTCCAACTGGCCGCCGCCCCGGGCCGGTCCGGCGACCTGTGGCTGAGCACCAAGTGGAACGGGCTCTACCGATCCACCGACGGCGGGGCGGTCTTCACCAAGCTGACCAGCTGCTGGGCCTCCTACACCCTCGCCTTCGGCAAGGCCGCCGCCGGCGCCGCCTACCCGGCGGTCTACCAGGTCGGCTCGACGGAGACGATCACCGCCGTCTACCGCTCCGACGACGGCGCCCAGACCTGGGTGCGGATCAACGACGACCGCCACCAGTGGGGCTGGATCGGCGCGACCATCGCCGCCGACCCGCGGCTGTACGGCCGCGTCTACATCGCCACCAACGGCCGCGGCATCCAGTACGGGGAGCCCGTCTGA
- a CDS encoding carbohydrate ABC transporter permease: MSTVLDKAAVLGKATADRPGRWAAPPRPAWEEEPGKAGLAGKGIVLALACFGIVFPIWIVVVTSLSSRRTIDEAGGLVMIPKGITFVAYQELLSGGQVTRAAVISVLITVVGTLFSMSVSVLCAYGLSRPGSLAHRWILMILLATMFFSAGLIPTYLLVQSLGLTDTYLALILPSAISVFNILVLRGFFTGISQELIDSARIDGAGDFRILWQIIMPLSRAVLAVITLFYAVGYWSAWFNASLYLNDQDMMPLQNVMIQLVQKQEAPVGLGQAIKTGQLSGLAVQMAVMVMALLPVAVLSPFVQKHFKKGMLTGAVKG; the protein is encoded by the coding sequence GTGAGCACGGTCCTCGACAAGGCGGCGGTCCTCGGCAAGGCGACGGCGGACCGGCCCGGCCGGTGGGCGGCCCCGCCCCGTCCGGCCTGGGAGGAGGAGCCCGGCAAGGCGGGCCTCGCGGGCAAGGGAATCGTCCTCGCGCTCGCCTGCTTCGGCATCGTCTTCCCCATCTGGATCGTCGTCGTCACCAGCCTCTCCTCACGCAGGACGATCGACGAGGCCGGCGGCCTGGTGATGATCCCCAAGGGCATCACCTTCGTCGCCTACCAGGAGCTGCTCAGCGGTGGACAGGTGACGAGGGCGGCGGTGATCAGCGTGCTGATCACCGTCGTCGGCACCCTCTTCTCGATGAGCGTCTCCGTGCTGTGCGCCTACGGGCTCTCGCGCCCGGGTTCGCTCGCGCACCGCTGGATCCTGATGATCCTGCTGGCGACGATGTTCTTCAGCGCCGGCCTGATCCCGACCTATCTCCTGGTGCAGTCGCTCGGCCTGACCGACACCTACCTCGCGCTGATCCTGCCGAGCGCGATCAGCGTGTTCAACATCCTGGTCCTGCGCGGCTTCTTCACGGGCATCTCGCAGGAACTCATCGACAGCGCGCGGATCGACGGGGCCGGGGACTTCCGGATCCTGTGGCAGATCATCATGCCTCTGTCGAGGGCGGTGCTGGCCGTGATCACGCTCTTCTACGCCGTCGGCTACTGGAGCGCCTGGTTCAACGCGTCGCTGTACCTCAACGACCAGGACATGATGCCGCTGCAGAACGTCATGATCCAGCTGGTGCAGAAGCAGGAGGCCCCGGTCGGCCTGGGCCAGGCCATCAAGACCGGTCAGCTGTCGGGTCTCGCCGTGCAGATGGCGGTCATGGTGATGGCGCTGCTGCCGGTCGCCGTGCTGTCCCCGTTCGTCCAGAAGCACTTCAAGAAGGGCATGCTCACCGGCGCGGTGAAGGGCTAG
- a CDS encoding sugar ABC transporter permease: MSHSTVPRSGAKTTKARPPRIPAPAGGDTGARKETGPTGKQSLRLRFRRDRTLLLMTLPALVLLLVFNYLPILGNIVAFQDYDPYISDNGIVSMLHSPWVGLENFQRIFEDSAFWNAVQNTLVLFFLQLVLYFPIPIVLALVINSVVRPRVRALSQAILYLPHFFSWVLVIAVFQQLFGGAGILSQLLRQHGYDGLDIMTDPNTFKYLVTAESVWKDAGWGIIVFLAALSSVPTDLYEAAAMDGAGRWRRTWHVTLPALRPVIALLLVLRVGDALTVGFEQILLQRDAVGPGASEVLDTFVWWNGVRNQDFGYAAAAGLVKGVVSLGLVLAANKVAHLMGEQGVYKK, encoded by the coding sequence GTGTCCCACAGCACGGTGCCTCGAAGCGGGGCCAAGACGACGAAAGCCCGACCGCCGCGGATCCCGGCGCCGGCCGGCGGTGACACCGGCGCGCGGAAGGAGACAGGCCCCACCGGGAAGCAGAGCCTGCGGCTGCGGTTCCGGCGGGACCGGACCCTGCTCCTGATGACCCTGCCGGCCCTCGTGCTGCTCCTGGTCTTCAACTACCTCCCGATCCTGGGCAACATCGTCGCGTTCCAGGACTACGACCCGTACATCAGCGACAACGGCATCGTCTCGATGCTGCACAGTCCCTGGGTGGGCCTGGAGAACTTCCAGCGCATCTTCGAGGACTCGGCGTTCTGGAACGCGGTGCAGAACACCCTGGTCCTCTTCTTCCTCCAGCTCGTGCTGTACTTCCCGATCCCGATCGTCCTCGCCCTGGTGATCAACAGCGTGGTCAGGCCGAGGGTGCGGGCGCTCTCGCAGGCGATCCTCTACCTGCCGCACTTCTTCTCCTGGGTGCTGGTCATCGCGGTGTTCCAGCAGCTGTTCGGCGGCGCGGGCATCCTGTCGCAACTCCTGCGCCAGCACGGCTACGACGGCCTCGACATCATGACCGACCCGAACACCTTCAAGTACCTCGTCACGGCGGAGAGCGTGTGGAAGGACGCGGGCTGGGGGATCATCGTCTTCCTCGCCGCGCTCTCCTCCGTCCCGACGGACCTCTACGAGGCCGCCGCGATGGACGGCGCCGGGCGCTGGCGCCGTACCTGGCACGTGACGCTGCCCGCGCTGCGGCCGGTGATCGCGCTGCTCCTGGTGCTGCGGGTGGGGGACGCGCTGACGGTCGGCTTCGAACAGATCCTGCTGCAACGTGACGCGGTCGGGCCGGGAGCCTCGGAGGTGCTGGACACCTTCGTCTGGTGGAACGGCGTGCGCAACCAGGACTTCGGATACGCGGCCGCCGCAGGGCTGGTCAAGGGCGTCGTCAGTCTCGGACTGGTCCTCGCCGCGAACAAGGTGGCCCATCTCATGGGCGAGCAGGGGGTGTACAAGAAGTGA
- a CDS encoding beta-galactosidase, translating into MPHLGDATRGRILFGGDYNPEQWPEETWHEDVRLMRDAGVNSVTLGVFSWSRLEPEPGAREFGWLDTLMDLLHAGGVGVVLATPTASPPPWMGRLHPETLPTTEDGRVEWWGGRQHFSHSSATYRRYAAAITEDLAARYGGHPALTMWHINNEYCTFDHGDEAATAFRRWLRERYRTLDALNTAWGTAFWSQGYDTWDGILPPRTPHYLKNPTQVLDFRRFTSDMLLECYRAERDIVARHTPHLPVTTNFMPLWIGQDAWRWAEEEDVVSVDLYPDPRDPFGAQSAAMVQDLTRSQARGPWMLMEQAAGPVNWRGVNHPKPRGMNRLWSLQAVARGADAVCYFQWRQSRQGAEKFHSGMVSHAGERGRTFQEVKQLGADLAKLGPHTADRHITAEVAVLHDWHAWWAGAQDARPSAEVDLPAVLTAWHRALWENNLTADFAHPEHDLSGYRMVLAPQLYALTDDAIDNLLGYVRGGGTLVCGFLTGVADEDDRVRDGGMDARLRELFGIRVLHEWWPLDPGETVEADGFRGTLWSEELEPTADARVENVYRRGELAGMPAVLRREGAWYLSTLPEPDALRTLLARIAAEAGARPVLEGLPPGVEAVRRGDLLFLLHHGREPVTVALAGTHHDLLTGTTVTDEVRLGRYGVAVLRP; encoded by the coding sequence ATGCCGCACCTGGGCGACGCCACCCGCGGTCGCATCCTCTTCGGCGGCGACTACAACCCCGAGCAGTGGCCCGAGGAGACCTGGCACGAGGACGTCCGGCTGATGCGGGACGCCGGCGTCAACTCCGTCACGCTCGGCGTCTTCTCCTGGTCGCGACTCGAACCTGAGCCGGGAGCAAGGGAGTTCGGCTGGCTGGACACGCTGATGGACCTGCTGCACGCGGGCGGCGTCGGCGTCGTCCTCGCCACCCCCACCGCCTCGCCCCCGCCCTGGATGGGCCGGCTGCACCCGGAGACCCTGCCCACCACCGAGGACGGCCGCGTCGAGTGGTGGGGCGGCCGCCAGCACTTCTCGCACTCCAGCGCCACCTATCGGCGCTACGCCGCCGCCATCACCGAGGACCTGGCCGCCCGCTACGGCGGCCACCCCGCCCTCACCATGTGGCACATCAACAACGAGTACTGCACCTTCGACCACGGCGACGAGGCCGCCACCGCCTTCAGGCGCTGGCTGCGCGAGAGGTACCGCACCCTCGACGCCCTCAACACCGCCTGGGGCACGGCGTTCTGGTCCCAGGGCTACGACACCTGGGACGGCATCCTGCCCCCGCGCACCCCGCACTACCTGAAGAACCCGACCCAGGTGCTGGACTTCCGGCGCTTCACCTCCGACATGCTCCTGGAGTGCTACCGCGCCGAACGCGACATCGTCGCCCGGCACACCCCGCACCTGCCGGTCACCACCAACTTCATGCCGCTGTGGATCGGCCAGGACGCCTGGCGCTGGGCCGAGGAGGAGGACGTCGTCTCCGTCGACCTCTACCCCGACCCCCGCGACCCCTTCGGCGCCCAGTCCGCCGCCATGGTCCAGGACCTGACCCGCTCCCAGGCACGCGGACCCTGGATGCTGATGGAGCAGGCGGCCGGACCGGTCAACTGGCGCGGCGTCAACCACCCCAAGCCGCGCGGCATGAACCGCCTGTGGTCCCTGCAGGCGGTGGCCCGCGGCGCGGACGCCGTCTGCTACTTCCAGTGGCGGCAGTCCCGGCAGGGCGCGGAGAAGTTCCACTCCGGGATGGTCAGCCACGCGGGCGAGCGGGGCCGCACCTTCCAGGAGGTCAAGCAGCTCGGCGCCGACCTCGCGAAACTCGGCCCGCACACGGCGGACCGGCACATCACCGCCGAGGTCGCCGTCCTGCACGACTGGCACGCCTGGTGGGCCGGCGCCCAGGACGCCCGTCCGTCCGCCGAGGTCGACCTGCCGGCCGTCCTCACCGCCTGGCACCGGGCCCTGTGGGAGAACAACCTCACCGCCGACTTCGCCCACCCCGAGCACGACCTGTCCGGCTACCGGATGGTCCTCGCCCCGCAGCTGTACGCCCTCACCGACGATGCGATCGACAACCTCCTCGGCTACGTCCGCGGCGGCGGAACCCTCGTCTGCGGGTTCCTGACCGGCGTCGCCGACGAGGACGACCGGGTACGCGACGGCGGCATGGACGCCCGGCTGCGCGAGCTGTTCGGCATCCGCGTCCTGCACGAATGGTGGCCGCTGGACCCGGGGGAGACCGTGGAGGCCGACGGCTTCCGCGGCACCCTGTGGTCCGAGGAACTGGAGCCGACCGCGGACGCCCGCGTCGAGAACGTCTACCGGCGGGGCGAGCTGGCGGGGATGCCCGCCGTCCTGCGCCGGGAGGGCGCCTGGTACCTGTCCACCCTCCCCGAACCCGACGCCCTGCGCACGCTGCTCGCGCGGATCGCCGCCGAGGCGGGCGCCCGACCCGTCCTCGAAGGCCTCCCGCCCGGCGTCGAGGCCGTGCGCCGCGGCGACCTGCTCTTCCTGCTCCATCACGGCCGCGAGCCCGTGACCGTCGCCCTCGCCGGCACCCATCACGACCTGCTGACCGGCACGACCGTCACGGACGAGGTCCGGCTGGGCCGCTACGGCGTGGCGGTGCTGCGCCCATGA